Within Deltaproteobacteria bacterium, the genomic segment TGGCCTTCTCGATCGTGATGAGGCCGCCGACCATCATCCCGTCCACCTTCGGCATCACCCGGTCGACGTTCTCCTGCGTGTCCACCACCTCCACGATGATCGGGAGGTCGCGCGACAGCCGCAGGATCCTGTCCGTGTGGTA encodes:
- a CDS encoding DUF190 domain-containing protein — translated: YHTDRILRLSRDLPIIVEVVDTQENVDRVMPKVDGMMVGGLITIEKATVIRYTHRHES